TCCAACGCCTTCGTAATCGCCGCAGTCAACGCCGTCTTACCATGATCAACATGCCCAATCGTCCCAATGTTAACATGCGGCTTCGTCCGCTCAAACTTCTGCTTCGCCATAATCATCCTCCTTAAACTGCTCTATTTTTATGTAAACATTAATTATATATAAAAACAGAAATAAGTCAATAGTCACACAGGGATATAGCCTAGGCCCATTTGGACCTCGGCTTTGCTGTAAGAGGCAGCCTTAGAATATCTACTCACCAGAATTACATGGTATTATACTCTAAAATCTGAAATTTGTCAATACACAAGTGAACGCACACTAGCTGTGCTGGCATGCAAGCGGGGTATATACTATCGCGTTTAACCAAAATTCGCTTGCTGATTTTGAAGTCCGCCCAAAAACGGGGTATGATTATCCTCGTTCTTTTATGGTCACATCACCTGATTTGGAAGTTATTTCAATTTCCGCAGTTGCCTTATTGAGAATTCCCTTTAACTTATTGTCGCTCTTGATCTCATTCTTTAGCGCGAAGTCGCACGAGATACTGCCGGCATCGCTTTCGATATCTAAATCCGCTTCTTGTTTTTTGTCCAGCTGCAGGGTGACGTCGCCACTGCGCGATCTGATCTTGATCTTCTGAGCTTTTGCGTAATCAAGATTGATATCACCCGATACGAATTCTCCGAACATGCTTCCCGAAAGATTCTTGCCGATGACATCACCGGAAACCGATTCAATTCGGATGGTTCCCTCGACATCGGTAATGCTGATATTTCCTGATATCCCCGCAATTGAGATTTCCGTCTTATGCGGCAAAGAAATACTGACATCGCCGCTCAGTGTTTTG
This region of candidate division WOR-3 bacterium genomic DNA includes:
- a CDS encoding GTP-binding protein, producing MAKQKFERTKPHVNIGTIGHVDHGKTALTAAITKAL
- a CDS encoding DUF4097 domain-containing protein, with protein sequence MNERMQILKMLEDGKINAQEAERLLEALSHSQSKEKKNKFKIWSSIEGIPKFISAAIGNAIDDPQCEESMQYTAKKKLSFNGISGDLTIEGDSTDKIEIQRDGFAKIKQDDETLYIKTLSGDVSISLPHKTEISIAGISGNISITDVEGTIRIESVSGDVIGKNLSGSMFGEFVSGDINLDYAKAQKIKIRSRSGDVTLQLDKKQEADLDIESDAGSISCDFALKNEIKSDNKLKGILNKATAEIEITSKSGDVTIKERG